One genomic segment of Sorex araneus isolate mSorAra2 chromosome X, mSorAra2.pri, whole genome shotgun sequence includes these proteins:
- the MOGAT1 gene encoding 2-acylglycerol O-acyltransferase 1, giving the protein MGIQFAPLNIPLARRLQTLASLLWVVIFVVIAQACIGIFVILVIYNYWFLYIPYLTWMSFDWYTPEKGGRRLDWVRNMIVWRYLKEYFPIHLIKTQDLDPSHNYIFGFHPHGVLVAGAFGNFCNNHSSFKELFPGFTMYLHTLSYWFSFPFFREFMLSLGTVSASKRSLSHILSKEGGRNISTIVIGGAKESLYAHPGNFTLYLLHRKGFAKVALTHGAHLVPVFSFGENDVFKQVSNPKGSWLRTVQDKLQSIMGFALPLFYGRGIFQYNFGFVPYRTPIHTIVGRPIPVQQTENPSQEQIDELHRTYLEELGKLFEEHKGKYGVPEHETLTFK; this is encoded by the exons CACAGGCATGCATTGGAATCTTTGTGATCCTGGTAATATACAACTACTGGTTCCTCTACATCCCTTACTTGACGTGGATGTCCTTTGACTGGTATACCCCAGAGAAAGGAGGCAGGAGGCTCGACTGGGTCAGAAACATGATCGTGTGGAGGTACTTGAAGGAGTATTTTCCCATTCAT CTCATCAAAACTCAGGACCTGGATCCCAGTCATAACTATATATTTGGGTTTCACCCCCATGGCGTGCTTGTTGCTGGAGCCTTTGGAAATTTTTGTAACAATCACTCGAGCTTCAAGGAGCTGTTCCCTGGCTTCACGATGTATCTTCACACACTGTCATACTGGTTCAGTTTCCCCTTCTTCCGAGAATTCATGCTGAGCCTAG GTACTGTCTCAGCTTCTAAGAGGAGTTTATCGCACATATTGAGTAAGGAGGGAGGTAGAAACATCTCAACCATCGTTATCGGGGGTGCCAAAGAATCATTATATGCCCATCCTGGGAATTTCACTCTGTACCTCCTCCATCGGAAAGGATTTGCTAAAGTGGCTTTGACCCATGG CGCCCATTTGGTCCCAGTGTTTTCTTTCGGGGAAAATGATGTGTTCAAACAAGTCAGCAACCCAAAAGGCTCTTGGCTCCGGACCGTGCAGGATAAACTCCAGAGCATCATGGGGTTTGCTCTTCCCCTGTTCTATGGCAGAGGGATTTTTCAGTACAATTTTGGCTTTGTTCCCTATCGGACACCTATTCACACTATTG TTGGCCGTCCCATCCCTGTCCAGCAGACGGAGAATCCCAGCCAAGAGCAGATTGATGAGCTGCACCGGACCTATCTGGAAGAACTAGGGAAGTTATTTGAGGAGCACAAAGGGAAGTATGGTGTTCCTGAGCACGAAACTCTCACTTTTAAATAA